In Pseudomonas sp. MTM4, one genomic interval encodes:
- a CDS encoding glycosyltransferase family 4 protein, whose translation MKVLHLVAGELTGGAARGAYWLHQGLRSLGVDSRVYTNSQVTHGDTSVVSVSRSKKDKIISIARSQADQAFASFYRGRQSGMFSAGVMGADFTKSDECREADVVHLHWVNGGFIDMKHLAQLRKPVVWTMRDMWPMTGGCHYGMGCEKFTTGCGSCDQLGSRSERDLSRFVLNRKRKYLPKSMKMIGISDWVSEQARQSLLFRDFDVRTIHNNVDASEFFPLDKSLARQLLGLNTEKKIILTGSTSAKDTYKGFGKYLEMLKHLDPAKYHLCFFGKLDQSIADGLGFDYTSFGYLHDSISLRLLYSAADVFIAPSLMEAFGKTLAEAMGCGTPVVCFDATGPKDIVTHKHDGYKAAPFEAQGLADGVEWVTGEADYPQLVLNAREKITSTFDSPVIARQYRALYEEMLA comes from the coding sequence ATGAAGGTTTTGCATTTGGTCGCTGGCGAATTGACCGGAGGCGCTGCTCGCGGCGCGTACTGGTTGCACCAGGGGCTGCGCTCGCTGGGGGTCGATTCCCGCGTCTATACCAATAGCCAGGTCACCCATGGCGATACCTCGGTGGTATCCGTCAGCCGCAGCAAGAAAGACAAGATCATCAGCATCGCCAGAAGCCAGGCCGACCAGGCGTTCGCCAGTTTCTACCGTGGACGCCAGTCGGGCATGTTCAGCGCTGGCGTGATGGGTGCCGATTTCACCAAGAGCGATGAGTGCCGTGAGGCTGACGTGGTGCATTTGCATTGGGTCAACGGCGGTTTCATCGATATGAAGCACCTGGCTCAGCTGCGCAAGCCGGTGGTCTGGACGATGCGTGACATGTGGCCGATGACTGGTGGCTGCCATTACGGCATGGGCTGCGAGAAATTCACCACCGGCTGCGGCAGTTGCGATCAACTCGGCAGCCGCTCCGAGCGAGACCTGTCGCGCTTCGTGCTTAACCGCAAACGCAAGTATCTGCCCAAATCGATGAAGATGATCGGCATCAGTGACTGGGTCTCCGAACAGGCCCGGCAGAGCCTGCTGTTCCGCGACTTCGACGTGCGCACCATTCATAACAACGTCGACGCCAGTGAATTCTTTCCGCTGGACAAGTCCTTGGCTCGGCAGCTGCTGGGGCTCAATACTGAGAAGAAGATCATCCTCACCGGCAGCACAAGCGCCAAGGACACTTACAAGGGCTTCGGCAAATACCTCGAGATGCTCAAGCACCTCGATCCGGCCAAGTATCACCTGTGCTTCTTCGGCAAGCTGGACCAGTCCATCGCCGATGGTTTGGGCTTCGACTACACCTCGTTCGGCTATCTGCACGACAGCATCTCGCTGCGCCTGCTCTATTCGGCCGCCGATGTGTTCATCGCGCCGAGCCTGATGGAGGCGTTCGGCAAGACGCTGGCCGAAGCCATGGGGTGCGGTACTCCCGTGGTGTGCTTCGACGCCACCGGCCCGAAGGACATCGTGACCCATAAGCACGACGGCTATAAGGCAGCACCCTTCGAGGCGCAGGGCCTTGCTGACGGCGTCGAGTGGGTCACGGGCGAGGCGGACTATCCACAGCTCGTACTCAATGCGCGGGAAAAGATCACCAGCACCTTCGACAGTCCGGTCATCGCCAGGCAATACCGGGCGCTGTACGAGGAAATGCTCGCATGA
- a CDS encoding lipopolysaccharide biosynthesis protein — MSAIDQSSMRSGSPQTRERLAALLHGGMRSKLLRNILTVVTGTAGAQAITLAFMPVITRIYGPEAYGVLGTFLSVTMMLIPVAALTYPIAIVLPKRDGDARGLARLALTIALALASVVALGLYLFGAQLTTALEMQIIQPFLMLIPFVMFCGAALEICQQWLFRTQRFRITASVAVGHSLLFNSMRTIAGLVQSSALVLVCTTALQQALHAAMLGLAILRAKPHEDNHAGEAGQERPGMLELARQHSDFPKFRAPVMLINAVSQHLPTLVLAAYFGPAAAGFFALCKQALTMPTNMIGKSVADVYYPRISRAIHDREPVAAMLLKATTALALVGLVPFSLVVALGPWMFALVFGEQWHVAGEYARWLALAEYVIFVSRPCVVAVPALSLQGRFLLFEIFSTSLRVLSLFVGALLVGSALATVQAFAVACIVIYSSLIAIVLIAARRWYAAQRIKESLDQ, encoded by the coding sequence GTGAGCGCCATCGATCAGTCCAGCATGCGCAGTGGCTCCCCCCAAACCAGGGAACGGCTGGCCGCGCTGTTGCATGGAGGCATGCGTAGCAAACTGCTGCGCAACATCCTCACCGTGGTGACCGGTACCGCTGGTGCGCAGGCGATCACGCTGGCCTTCATGCCGGTGATCACGCGTATCTACGGGCCGGAAGCCTATGGCGTGTTGGGCACCTTTCTCAGCGTGACCATGATGCTGATTCCGGTCGCGGCGCTGACCTATCCCATCGCCATCGTGCTGCCCAAGCGCGATGGCGATGCGCGGGGCCTGGCGCGGCTGGCGCTGACGATTGCGCTGGCGCTGGCGTCGGTGGTTGCGCTGGGCCTGTATCTGTTCGGTGCGCAGCTGACGACCGCGCTGGAGATGCAGATCATCCAGCCGTTCCTGATGCTCATCCCGTTCGTGATGTTCTGTGGCGCGGCACTGGAAATCTGCCAGCAATGGCTGTTTCGCACCCAGCGCTTCCGCATCACGGCGAGCGTGGCGGTCGGGCATTCGCTGCTGTTCAACTCCATGCGGACCATTGCCGGCCTGGTGCAGTCCTCGGCGCTGGTTCTGGTGTGCACCACTGCGCTGCAGCAGGCGTTGCACGCGGCCATGCTGGGTCTGGCGATACTGCGGGCCAAGCCCCACGAAGATAATCACGCCGGTGAAGCGGGGCAGGAGCGCCCCGGTATGCTCGAACTGGCCCGCCAGCATAGCGACTTTCCCAAGTTCCGCGCCCCGGTGATGCTGATCAATGCCGTCTCGCAGCATCTGCCAACCCTGGTGCTCGCGGCGTATTTCGGTCCGGCGGCCGCTGGGTTCTTCGCCTTGTGCAAACAGGCGCTGACCATGCCGACCAATATGATCGGCAAATCGGTGGCCGATGTTTATTACCCGCGCATCAGCCGCGCCATTCACGATCGGGAACCGGTCGCAGCCATGCTGCTGAAGGCGACCACCGCGCTGGCGTTGGTCGGTCTGGTGCCGTTCTCGTTGGTGGTGGCGCTCGGGCCCTGGATGTTCGCGCTGGTGTTCGGCGAGCAATGGCATGTGGCAGGCGAGTATGCCCGCTGGCTGGCGCTGGCCGAGTACGTGATCTTTGTCTCGCGCCCGTGCGTGGTGGCGGTCCCGGCGCTGTCGCTGCAAGGCCGTTTCCTTCTATTCGAGATATTCAGCACCAGTTTGCGCGTGCTTTCGCTGTTTGTCGGAGCACTGCTGGTCGGTAGTGCGCTGGCAACTGTGCAGGCCTTTGCCGTCGCCTGCATCGTCATCTATTCGTCGCTGATCGCGATCGTGCTGATTGCCGCGCGCCGGTGGTATGCGGCCCAGCGTATTAAAGAGAGCCTAGATCAATGA
- a CDS encoding UDP-glucose/GDP-mannose dehydrogenase family protein: MNITVVGSGYVGLVTGACIAEMGNTVYCVDVDKTKIENLKQGILPIYEPGLEDIVVENHTSGRLHFTTSLSEAAEQSEVFFIAVGTPPGEDGSADLRYVLEVARQIGDTLSGPAIVVNKSTVPVGTADLVRTAVAERLEARGVDIEFSVVSNPEFLKEGAAVDDFMHPDRIVIGADNDHAREVMSALYAPFIRNRPRTMFMGIRDAEMTKYAANAMLATKISFMNEIASLCERLDVDVENVRLGIGSDERIGYHFIYAGCGYGGSCFPKDVKALINIAHQNDFEPKLLQAVEARNEQQKHSLFNKISTHFNGDLSGRTFAVWGLAFKPGTDDMREAPSVVLINSLINAGAKVRAFDPVARETARREFPESWFTEGRLQIVEGQYEAAIDADALCLVTEWKPFRRPDFRALKRLLNTPLIIDGRNQYDREQVKREGFSYYGVGRQPVQA, translated from the coding sequence ATGAACATCACCGTCGTTGGAAGCGGCTACGTTGGGCTGGTTACCGGTGCCTGTATCGCTGAAATGGGCAACACGGTTTACTGCGTCGACGTCGACAAGACCAAGATAGAGAACCTCAAGCAGGGCATTCTGCCGATCTATGAGCCAGGCCTCGAAGATATCGTCGTCGAGAACCACACGTCCGGACGTCTGCACTTCACCACTTCGCTGAGTGAGGCGGCCGAGCAGTCTGAAGTCTTCTTCATCGCTGTCGGCACCCCGCCTGGCGAGGACGGTTCGGCGGACTTGCGCTATGTGCTGGAAGTCGCTCGGCAGATCGGCGATACCCTGAGCGGTCCGGCGATCGTGGTGAACAAATCCACCGTGCCGGTCGGGACGGCGGACCTGGTGCGTACAGCGGTGGCGGAGCGTCTCGAAGCGCGCGGCGTCGACATCGAATTCTCGGTGGTATCGAACCCGGAATTTCTCAAGGAAGGTGCGGCGGTCGATGACTTCATGCATCCCGATCGGATCGTGATCGGCGCCGACAACGATCACGCCCGCGAGGTCATGAGTGCCCTCTACGCGCCCTTCATCCGCAACCGCCCGCGCACCATGTTCATGGGCATCCGCGATGCGGAAATGACCAAGTACGCCGCTAACGCGATGCTGGCGACCAAGATCTCCTTCATGAACGAAATCGCCAGCCTTTGCGAGCGCCTCGACGTGGACGTCGAGAACGTGCGCCTGGGCATCGGCTCGGATGAGCGCATCGGCTACCACTTCATCTATGCCGGTTGTGGCTACGGCGGCTCTTGCTTCCCGAAAGACGTCAAGGCACTGATCAACATCGCTCACCAGAACGACTTCGAGCCCAAGCTGCTGCAGGCGGTCGAGGCCCGTAACGAGCAGCAGAAGCACTCGCTGTTCAACAAGATTTCCACCCACTTCAACGGTGATCTCAGCGGCCGCACCTTCGCCGTCTGGGGCTTGGCGTTCAAGCCGGGTACCGATGACATGCGCGAAGCGCCGAGCGTGGTGCTGATCAACAGCCTGATCAATGCCGGCGCCAAGGTTCGTGCTTTCGATCCGGTCGCCCGCGAGACAGCGCGCCGCGAGTTCCCGGAAAGCTGGTTTACCGAAGGTCGCCTGCAGATCGTTGAAGGCCAGTACGAGGCTGCCATCGATGCCGACGCCCTGTGTCTGGTGACCGAGTGGAAGCCATTCCGTCGTCCGGATTTCCGTGCGCTGAAGCGCTTGTTAAACACTCCGCTGATCATCGATGGGCGTAACCAGTACGACCGCGAGCAGGTCAAGCGCGAAGGCTTCAGCTACTACGGCGTCGGCCGTCAGCCGGTTCAGGCTTGA
- a CDS encoding polysaccharide biosynthesis tyrosine autokinase — MNSPVRPDRPWQRPVGPATDSDFIDLKKIWHAIWSRKWGIALLVVGVVLLTIVLLSRMTPIYKAVASVLIETKGTPVLSFQPAADTPVELSEYLQTQLSLMQSRGVAERVVRDLNLTEHPEFDLRQQPGPLIDFSGIAAALTGEEEEAPTEAQILDYATQSLMERTSVWVEGKSQLVYLSIAMADRMTAAEATNQLAQAYIEAQLEAKVDMSMTAASWMNERLVSLRENLQDSEDRLQAYLDAEGLVDLDGVGTISANELSLTGDRMIDARRQRAEAESQYRQVESMRSQGWERLASVPAVLGHPLIQQFKADQAHARSRVEDLSRRYGDRHPAMVSARSDLNAATASLRQQVEQVVASIERNYQLAMANENSLRASFDENKGRIQDISRKEFKVRDLQRQVESDRALYDTFMTRLQETTATSDLSSTNARVVDAAIPPTEPSAPNKKLILAVALFLALVLGIAQAIIREILDNTFKSSEEVENKLGLPVMGIVPMVPRKLRKEVSHLFERSGDKRFCEAVRTIRTNLLLSEANQPRQVLVITSTAPDEGKSAVSANLAFAMGQLHRVLLIDADLRRATLDKAFDFKPGTPGLVNLIGGNAKLEECIHTVGNVDMIAAGAVPSNPLELLSSPRFAKLLEVVKGRYDRIIIDSPPSQAVSDAAVLSTLADAVIYVVKSDSTLIPHVQKGVSQLQNSNAPLTGVVLNAVDIEKAKKNGQFRGYYDHYGYSEQTV, encoded by the coding sequence ATGAACAGCCCAGTTCGCCCGGATCGGCCATGGCAGCGCCCCGTAGGGCCGGCAACCGATAGCGATTTCATAGACCTTAAGAAAATCTGGCACGCAATCTGGTCACGCAAGTGGGGTATCGCCCTGCTGGTGGTGGGCGTCGTGCTGCTGACAATCGTGCTGCTGTCGCGGATGACCCCTATCTACAAGGCCGTCGCGTCGGTGCTCATCGAGACGAAGGGCACACCGGTATTGTCCTTCCAGCCTGCTGCGGACACGCCCGTCGAGCTCAGCGAATATTTGCAAACTCAGCTCAGCCTGATGCAGAGCCGCGGCGTTGCCGAGCGTGTGGTGCGCGATCTGAATCTGACCGAGCACCCGGAATTCGATCTGCGCCAACAGCCTGGGCCGCTGATCGACTTTAGTGGTATCGCCGCTGCCCTGACCGGTGAAGAGGAAGAGGCGCCTACCGAAGCGCAGATCCTCGACTACGCCACTCAATCCTTGATGGAGCGGACGTCGGTATGGGTCGAAGGCAAGAGCCAGCTGGTCTATCTGTCCATCGCCATGGCCGACCGCATGACCGCTGCGGAAGCGACCAACCAACTGGCGCAGGCCTATATCGAAGCGCAGCTGGAAGCCAAGGTCGACATGTCGATGACAGCCGCCAGTTGGATGAACGAGCGCCTGGTCTCCCTGCGTGAAAATCTGCAGGACTCCGAAGACCGTCTCCAGGCCTACCTGGACGCCGAAGGTCTCGTGGATCTGGATGGTGTCGGCACCATCAGTGCCAACGAGCTATCTCTGACCGGCGACCGCATGATCGACGCGCGTCGTCAGCGGGCCGAAGCCGAGAGCCAGTACCGTCAGGTGGAATCCATGCGCAGCCAGGGCTGGGAGCGTCTCGCCAGTGTGCCGGCCGTGCTGGGTCACCCCCTGATTCAACAGTTCAAGGCGGATCAGGCACATGCCCGGTCGCGCGTCGAAGACCTGTCCCGTCGTTATGGCGATCGTCATCCGGCGATGGTTTCCGCACGTTCCGATCTTAATGCGGCCACTGCCAGTCTCCGTCAGCAAGTCGAGCAGGTAGTAGCGAGCATCGAGCGCAACTATCAACTGGCAATGGCTAACGAGAACTCCCTGCGTGCTTCGTTCGACGAGAACAAAGGCCGCATCCAGGATATCTCCCGCAAGGAATTCAAGGTGCGTGATCTCCAGCGTCAGGTCGAAAGCGACCGCGCGCTGTACGACACCTTCATGACCCGCCTGCAGGAAACGACCGCGACCTCGGATCTGAGCTCCACCAACGCCCGTGTGGTCGATGCGGCCATCCCGCCGACCGAACCCAGTGCACCGAACAAGAAGTTGATTCTGGCGGTGGCGTTGTTCCTGGCGCTGGTACTGGGTATTGCGCAGGCCATCATCCGCGAAATCCTCGACAACACCTTCAAGAGCTCCGAAGAAGTCGAAAACAAGCTCGGCTTGCCAGTCATGGGCATTGTGCCGATGGTGCCGCGCAAGCTGCGCAAGGAAGTCAGCCATCTGTTCGAGCGCAGCGGCGACAAGCGCTTCTGCGAGGCCGTGCGCACCATCCGTACCAACTTGTTGCTGAGCGAAGCCAATCAGCCGCGTCAGGTGCTGGTGATCACCTCCACCGCGCCGGACGAAGGTAAGAGTGCGGTCTCGGCCAACCTAGCGTTCGCCATGGGGCAGCTGCATCGTGTGCTGCTGATCGACGCCGACCTGCGCCGCGCGACCCTCGACAAGGCGTTCGACTTCAAGCCGGGCACGCCGGGGCTGGTCAACCTCATCGGCGGCAATGCCAAGCTTGAGGAGTGCATCCACACGGTCGGCAACGTCGACATGATCGCCGCCGGTGCAGTGCCTTCCAACCCACTGGAGCTTCTGTCGTCGCCACGCTTCGCGAAACTGCTCGAAGTGGTCAAGGGCCGCTACGACCGCATCATCATCGACTCGCCACCAAGCCAGGCGGTCAGCGATGCCGCCGTGTTGTCGACCCTCGCCGATGCTGTGATCTATGTCGTCAAGTCCGACTCCACGCTGATTCCGCATGTGCAGAAAGGTGTAAGCCAGCTGCAGAACAGCAACGCGCCGCTGACGGGTGTAGTGCTCAACGCCGTCGATATCGAGAAAGCCAAGAAGAACGGTCAGTTCCGTGGCTATTACGATCACTACGGCTACAGCGAGCAAACGGTCTAA
- a CDS encoding polysaccharide biosynthesis/export family protein, with translation MRIPNIFKFLSLLVLLAFSAAASAAQYQLGSGDIIRINVHGEPDLTFEEIRLTDAGTFTFPFIGEVDANGKTPGEVRNLLVEKLKDGYLVDPRVSVSVANYREFYIAGEVKLPGGYPFQPGLTLDRAIALAGGLTERASTRRMTIVRGSEGSRAEEKATMNTLVRPGDTINIDEGFF, from the coding sequence ATGCGCATCCCGAACATTTTCAAATTCCTTTCTCTGCTCGTGCTGCTGGCGTTCAGTGCGGCGGCCAGCGCCGCGCAGTATCAGCTGGGGTCAGGGGACATCATTCGTATCAACGTACACGGCGAGCCGGACCTCACCTTCGAAGAAATTCGCCTGACGGACGCCGGAACCTTCACCTTTCCATTCATTGGCGAGGTCGATGCCAACGGCAAGACACCGGGCGAGGTGCGCAACCTGCTGGTCGAGAAGCTGAAGGATGGCTATCTGGTCGATCCGCGCGTGTCGGTATCGGTTGCCAACTATCGCGAGTTCTACATCGCTGGCGAAGTGAAACTTCCCGGTGGCTACCCATTCCAGCCCGGACTCACCTTGGATCGGGCCATCGCTTTGGCAGGAGGGCTGACCGAGCGTGCATCGACCAGACGCATGACCATCGTTCGCGGCTCCGAAGGCAGCCGCGCCGAAGAAAAAGCCACCATGAACACACTGGTTCGCCCCGGCGACACGATTAACATCGATGAAGGATTCTTCTGA
- a CDS encoding outer membrane beta-barrel protein, whose amino-acid sequence MRNITLPGVSLLCLAATNSWAANDPQDIRIGGYEFTPTLVVRESYDDNYRGLADNERASWVTGINPTFLLGTGNRNSEYELEYSFNSDIFHSDSEASNTDHHLNLRSVMEFTSRHRLSWGLAYHRVEETADTEQAIENDKYSRTIARAAYRFGAQSAQNQLEFGTNYEQRRYYNSGNINASEERNSLMFNSVWFHRLGSKTRSLIEIRHTDHDYKLSSALRDSTNVALLGGATWDAGAKTSGMFKLGAERKDFDSDQREDSTSPMWEIGVTYKPRSYSAFTLNSRRAFDEGDNGASTINDWTTLATWDHEWTSRVSTELLYRFSDREYKGINRDDERSGYGAGVTWSPDRWADVTLSYLRTENDSSLSSRTYDRNVYLLSFDLSL is encoded by the coding sequence ATGAGGAACATCACGCTTCCAGGTGTATCGCTACTGTGCCTTGCAGCTACCAATAGCTGGGCCGCTAACGATCCTCAGGATATTCGCATTGGTGGTTACGAGTTCACCCCGACGCTGGTCGTGCGTGAGAGCTATGACGATAACTATCGCGGACTGGCAGATAACGAACGGGCGTCCTGGGTAACTGGAATCAACCCGACCTTCTTGCTTGGGACGGGCAATCGCAACAGCGAGTACGAACTCGAGTATTCCTTCAACAGCGATATTTTTCATTCGGATTCCGAAGCCAGTAACACCGACCACCATCTCAATCTAAGAAGCGTCATGGAATTCACCTCACGCCATCGTTTGAGCTGGGGGCTGGCCTACCACCGCGTAGAGGAGACGGCCGACACCGAGCAAGCTATTGAAAACGACAAGTACAGCCGGACCATCGCTCGCGCCGCTTATCGTTTCGGTGCACAGAGCGCACAAAATCAGCTCGAGTTCGGCACTAATTACGAACAGCGCCGCTACTACAACAGCGGCAACATCAACGCGTCCGAAGAACGCAACAGCCTGATGTTCAACTCAGTCTGGTTCCATCGTCTGGGTTCCAAGACGCGCTCGCTCATTGAGATACGCCATACCGATCACGACTACAAGCTAAGCAGTGCGCTGCGTGACAGCACCAACGTGGCGTTGCTTGGCGGTGCGACCTGGGATGCCGGCGCGAAGACCTCCGGCATGTTCAAGCTTGGCGCCGAGCGCAAGGACTTCGATAGCGATCAGCGTGAAGACTCCACCAGCCCCATGTGGGAAATCGGCGTCACCTATAAACCCCGTAGTTACTCGGCGTTCACGCTCAATTCCCGTCGCGCCTTCGACGAGGGTGACAACGGTGCCAGCACCATTAATGACTGGACGACGCTCGCCACCTGGGATCACGAGTGGACCTCGCGTGTATCGACCGAGCTGCTCTACCGCTTTTCCGATCGCGAGTACAAAGGTATCAATCGAGACGATGAGCGCAGCGGCTACGGTGCCGGCGTGACCTGGTCGCCAGACCGCTGGGCCGACGTGACCCTGTCATATCTCAGAACGGAAAACGACTCCAGCCTGAGCTCGAGGACCTACGACCGAAACGTTTACTTGCTGAGTTTCGACCTGAGCCTTTGA
- a CDS encoding S1 RNA-binding domain-containing protein yields the protein MAAIGRFNSMQIVKHTGFGLYLDGGPDGEILLPNRYIPKNVPTEVDDWLNVFVYLDSEDKLIATTEKPKVQVGEFASLKVKEINRVGLFLDWGLSKDLLLPHSEEKRQLNEGDYCVVHVYLDKHTRRITATARLDRYLDKTPQRYKVGEAVDLLVVEATDLGHKAIINSKHWGLIHKNEAFKFLRSGMHEKGFIKEMRADGKISLSLQPVGSEAADALQALILQKLQENQGSLPVSDKTAADEIARLFGVSKGNFKKAIGGLYKQGRIVIHPDRIERT from the coding sequence ATGGCCGCAATCGGGCGCTTCAACAGCATGCAAATCGTCAAGCACACCGGTTTCGGCCTTTACCTGGACGGTGGGCCGGATGGCGAGATCCTGCTGCCCAATCGTTACATTCCGAAGAATGTGCCGACTGAGGTCGATGACTGGCTGAACGTCTTCGTTTACCTCGACAGCGAAGACAAGCTCATTGCGACCACGGAGAAGCCGAAGGTACAGGTGGGCGAGTTCGCCAGCCTCAAGGTCAAGGAAATCAACCGCGTTGGGCTGTTCCTCGACTGGGGCCTGTCCAAAGATTTGCTGCTGCCGCATTCCGAGGAAAAACGTCAGTTGAACGAGGGCGACTACTGCGTCGTTCACGTCTACCTCGACAAGCACACCCGCCGCATCACCGCGACGGCTCGGCTAGATCGCTATCTCGACAAGACCCCACAGCGCTACAAGGTCGGCGAAGCCGTTGACTTACTGGTCGTGGAGGCCACCGATCTTGGGCACAAGGCAATCATCAACAGCAAGCATTGGGGGCTGATCCACAAGAACGAGGCGTTCAAGTTCCTGCGCAGCGGTATGCACGAAAAGGGCTTCATCAAGGAAATGCGCGCCGACGGCAAGATCAGCCTGAGCCTCCAGCCGGTGGGCAGCGAAGCCGCTGACGCCCTGCAGGCGCTGATTCTGCAGAAACTGCAGGAGAACCAGGGCAGCCTGCCGGTCAGTGACAAAACCGCAGCCGACGAGATCGCTCGGCTGTTCGGCGTCAGCAAAGGCAATTTCAAGAAGGCCATCGGCGGCCTCTACAAGCAGGGCCGCATCGTCATCCATCCGGATCGCATCGAGCGCACCTGA
- a CDS encoding PQQ-dependent sugar dehydrogenase translates to MPRHAIRAIICCTTLSCSTLAVADVEYFDSEQGRVSVEEIATGLEYPWAVAFLPDDAGMLVTERPGRLRVVDGNGQLSEPLDGVPDVYAQAQGGLLDVQLSPSFAQDRLVYLSYAEEEEGKAGTTVGRGRLADDLSGLEDFTVIFRQQPKLSNGIHFGSRLVFDGSGHLFIALGENNQRPTAQDLDKLQGKLVRIHPDGKVPDDNPMVDTQGARPEIWSYGHRNQQGAALNPWSGALWTHEHGPRGGDEINIPQPGLNYGWPLATHGINYSGQPIPEAKGKSVDGTEPPHYVWERSPGISGMAFYDAERFPAWQHNLFLGALVDQSLIRLQLDGDKVTHDERLLKDLGARVRDVRLGPDGYLYLLTDSASGKLLRVGLDASEGGR, encoded by the coding sequence ATGCCGCGCCATGCCATTCGCGCCATCATCTGTTGCACCACGCTCTCCTGTTCGACCCTCGCGGTCGCCGATGTCGAATACTTTGACAGCGAGCAGGGTCGTGTCTCCGTCGAAGAGATCGCTACCGGTCTGGAGTACCCCTGGGCCGTTGCCTTCCTGCCGGACGATGCTGGCATGCTGGTCACGGAGCGTCCCGGCAGGTTGCGTGTGGTTGACGGCAACGGCCAGCTTTCCGAACCGCTCGACGGCGTGCCCGACGTCTATGCGCAGGCGCAGGGCGGATTGCTGGACGTGCAGCTATCGCCCAGCTTCGCGCAGGATCGGTTGGTCTACCTCAGCTATGCCGAAGAAGAAGAGGGCAAGGCCGGCACCACCGTGGGTCGTGGTCGGCTGGCCGACGACCTGAGCGGGCTGGAAGATTTCACGGTCATTTTCCGCCAGCAGCCAAAGCTTTCGAACGGCATCCATTTCGGTTCGCGGCTGGTCTTCGATGGCAGCGGCCACCTATTCATAGCGCTGGGGGAAAACAACCAGCGGCCTACCGCTCAGGATCTGGACAAGCTGCAGGGCAAACTGGTGCGGATTCACCCGGACGGCAAGGTTCCGGACGACAATCCGATGGTGGATACCCAAGGCGCCCGGCCAGAAATCTGGTCCTACGGTCATCGCAATCAACAGGGGGCCGCGCTCAACCCTTGGAGCGGCGCGCTCTGGACGCATGAACACGGCCCGCGAGGCGGCGATGAAATCAATATTCCGCAACCGGGGCTCAATTACGGCTGGCCGCTGGCGACTCATGGCATCAACTACAGCGGTCAGCCGATACCTGAAGCCAAGGGTAAATCCGTGGACGGTACCGAGCCGCCGCACTATGTCTGGGAACGTTCGCCCGGCATCAGCGGCATGGCGTTCTACGATGCGGAACGCTTCCCCGCATGGCAGCACAACCTGTTCTTAGGCGCGCTGGTGGACCAATCGCTGATTCGCCTGCAACTCGATGGCGACAAGGTGACCCATGACGAGCGATTGCTGAAAGACCTCGGCGCGCGAGTCCGCGACGTTCGCCTGGGGCCCGACGGCTATCTTTATCTGCTGACCGACTCGGCCAGCGGCAAGCTCCTGCGTGTTGGTCTCGATGCGAGCGAAGGCGGACGTTGA
- a CDS encoding RNA pseudouridine synthase, producing the protein MTDPIRLSKRLAEQLGCSRREAELYIEGGWVSVDGQIIEAPYFKVGGQRIELLPGAIAAELPPVTLLLHKPAGQATAADPAVAMEQLAKASHWTGDDARLAPRDRHFARQTALLPLEPDASGLVVFSQQREVIRKIADPRDKLEQEYIVEVAGEPEEGGLALLAKGIGHRGRILPKAKASWQNETRLRIVLKAPQPGDLRQLCEAIGLQMLNCKRIRVGRLSMAKLPVGEWRFLGEHERF; encoded by the coding sequence ATGACCGATCCGATACGCCTGTCCAAACGCCTCGCCGAGCAACTCGGCTGTTCCCGGCGTGAGGCTGAGCTGTATATCGAGGGTGGCTGGGTCAGCGTCGACGGGCAAATCATCGAAGCCCCCTATTTCAAGGTCGGCGGCCAACGAATCGAACTCCTGCCTGGCGCCATCGCAGCCGAGCTGCCGCCCGTCACGCTGCTGCTGCACAAACCGGCCGGCCAGGCCACCGCAGCAGATCCGGCTGTCGCCATGGAACAGCTCGCCAAGGCAAGCCATTGGACCGGCGATGATGCTCGTCTCGCACCACGTGATCGACACTTCGCTCGTCAGACCGCACTGCTACCGCTGGAGCCGGATGCCAGTGGATTGGTCGTGTTCAGCCAGCAGCGCGAGGTTATCCGCAAAATTGCCGACCCTCGCGACAAACTCGAGCAGGAATACATTGTGGAGGTCGCCGGCGAACCCGAGGAAGGTGGGCTGGCGTTGCTGGCCAAAGGCATCGGGCACCGAGGCCGGATCCTGCCCAAAGCCAAGGCCAGCTGGCAGAACGAAACCCGCCTGCGCATCGTGCTCAAGGCACCGCAGCCGGGCGATCTGCGACAGCTTTGCGAGGCCATCGGCCTGCAGATGCTCAACTGCAAGCGCATACGCGTCGGGCGATTGTCGATGGCTAAGCTGCCAGTGGGCGAGTGGCGCTTTCTCGGCGAGCACGAACGCTTCTAG